From Pseudomonas hefeiensis, one genomic window encodes:
- a CDS encoding MFS transporter — protein sequence MAISDTQVNTASIPATPQSSPLVMRIIGAVALAHLINDLIQAVLPSIYPMLKASYGLTFTQVGLITLTFQMTASLLQPWVGYHTDRHPKPWLLPAGTVCTLIGIVMMSMVGSFAMILLAAGLIGIGSSTFHPEASRVARLASGGRYGLAQSTFQVGGNAGSAFGPLLAAAIIIPYGQGNVAWFGLFALFALFVLYRISRWYANHLNLFKLKQGQAATHGLSKGRVLSALAVLGLLVFSKYFYMASFTSYFTFYLIEKFDLSVASSQLHLFLFLGAVAAGTFFGGPIGDKVGRKAVIWFSILGVAPFTLILPHVDLLWTSILSVVIGFILASAFSAIVVYAQELVPGNVGMIAGVFFGLMFGFGGIGAALLGHLADIRGIEYVYWLCSFLPLFGVLAIFLPKSRKN from the coding sequence ATGGCCATCAGCGATACCCAGGTCAATACCGCGTCCATCCCTGCGACGCCCCAAAGCAGCCCCTTGGTCATGCGCATCATCGGTGCCGTGGCGTTGGCGCATTTGATCAACGACCTGATCCAGGCGGTACTGCCTTCTATCTATCCAATGCTCAAGGCCAGTTATGGCCTGACCTTCACCCAGGTTGGCCTGATTACGCTGACTTTCCAAATGACGGCGTCGCTGCTGCAGCCTTGGGTGGGTTATCACACGGATCGACACCCCAAGCCCTGGCTGCTACCGGCCGGTACGGTGTGCACGCTGATCGGTATCGTGATGATGTCCATGGTCGGTAGTTTCGCCATGATTCTGCTGGCCGCCGGTTTGATCGGTATTGGCTCGTCGACCTTTCACCCGGAAGCCTCGCGAGTCGCCAGACTGGCCTCGGGTGGGCGTTACGGCCTGGCACAGTCGACGTTCCAGGTGGGGGGCAACGCCGGTTCCGCATTCGGCCCTTTGCTGGCGGCGGCGATCATCATCCCGTATGGGCAAGGCAACGTGGCCTGGTTCGGGCTGTTCGCACTGTTTGCGCTGTTCGTGCTGTACCGCATCAGCCGCTGGTACGCCAATCATTTGAACCTGTTCAAGCTCAAGCAAGGTCAGGCGGCTACTCACGGTTTATCCAAGGGCCGGGTCTTGAGTGCGCTGGCGGTGTTGGGGCTGCTGGTGTTCTCCAAGTATTTCTACATGGCCAGTTTCACCAGCTACTTCACCTTCTACCTGATCGAGAAGTTCGACCTGTCGGTAGCCTCCTCGCAGTTGCACCTGTTCCTGTTTCTTGGCGCGGTAGCGGCGGGCACTTTTTTTGGTGGCCCTATCGGCGATAAGGTCGGGCGCAAGGCGGTGATCTGGTTCTCGATTCTCGGCGTGGCGCCGTTCACCCTGATCCTGCCTCACGTTGACCTGCTATGGACCAGCATCCTCAGCGTGGTCATCGGCTTCATCCTGGCCTCCGCGTTCTCGGCCATCGTGGTGTATGCCCAGGAACTGGTGCCGGGTAATGTCGGCATGATCGCCGGCGTGTTTTTCGGCTTGATGTTCGGCTTCGGCGGGATTGGCGCTGCACTGCTGGGGCATCTGGCGGACATCCGTGGCATCGAGTATGTGTATTGGTTGTGCTCGTTTTTGCCGTTGTTTGGGGTGTTGGCGATTTTTCTGCCTAAAAGCAGAAAAAACTGA
- the ggt gene encoding gamma-glutamyltransferase has translation MLADLKPNLHRLSAISLLAVALALVACKAPPSSTTPALPVAPEIASGYRTDLQTRHADKHMAAAANPLAAEAGRQMLRRGGSAIDAAIAMQAVLTLVEPQSSGIGGGAFIVLWDGKAVRTYDGRETAPAGASETLFLQADGKPMPFTAAQIGGRSVGTPGVLRALELAHRKHGRLEWATLFEPAIALAEQGFAISPRLHSMIAADTSLPESPDMAAYFLNADGSPKAVGTLLKNPALADVLKRIASEGPDALYKGPIAEEIVAKVQEHANPGSLSLDDLQGYAARERAPLCTDYKRWQVCGMAPPSSGGIAVAQILGTLQALEQRDGRMALAPLKPVKSDKPAGIEPVSEAVHLIAEAERLTYADRALYVADSDFVPVPVKGLVDPGYLASRARLIGPRSMGIAKPGTPPGVQVAYAPDRSPLRISTSQVVAVDDQGGAVSMTTTVESAFGSHLMVRGFMLNNQLTDFSFIPEENGQQKVANRVEPGKRPRSSMAPTLIFDRQNGELLAAVGSPGGSQIIEYVAKSVIGLLDWDLDAQTAINLPNFGSRNGPTELEQGQFSPALIQVLKDKGHAVSEIDMTSGTQAIVRVRDVQGKISLAGGADPRREGQALGD, from the coding sequence ATGCTTGCAGATCTGAAACCCAATCTTCATCGCCTGTCAGCTATTTCGCTACTGGCTGTAGCCCTGGCACTCGTTGCCTGTAAGGCCCCGCCCTCCTCTACAACCCCAGCATTGCCCGTCGCACCGGAGATCGCCTCCGGCTATCGCACCGACTTGCAGACCCGCCACGCCGACAAGCACATGGCCGCGGCGGCCAACCCGCTGGCGGCCGAAGCCGGGCGGCAGATGTTACGGCGCGGCGGCTCGGCCATCGACGCGGCGATCGCCATGCAGGCGGTGCTGACCCTGGTGGAGCCGCAGTCCTCCGGGATCGGTGGCGGTGCATTCATCGTGTTGTGGGATGGCAAGGCTGTACGCACTTACGACGGGCGCGAAACGGCACCGGCCGGCGCCAGCGAGACACTTTTCCTGCAAGCAGATGGCAAACCCATGCCGTTCACCGCCGCGCAGATAGGCGGCCGTTCCGTGGGCACACCGGGCGTGTTGCGTGCGCTGGAACTGGCCCATCGCAAACATGGCCGACTTGAATGGGCCACGCTGTTCGAACCGGCCATCGCGCTGGCAGAACAGGGCTTCGCGATCTCGCCAAGATTGCACTCGATGATTGCTGCCGACACCTCTTTGCCAGAGTCGCCGGACATGGCCGCCTATTTCCTGAACGCCGATGGCAGCCCGAAAGCGGTCGGCACGCTGCTGAAAAATCCGGCTTTGGCCGACGTGCTCAAGCGCATCGCCAGCGAAGGTCCCGACGCGTTGTACAAAGGGCCGATTGCCGAAGAAATCGTCGCCAAGGTGCAGGAACATGCCAACCCCGGCAGCCTGTCACTGGACGATCTCCAGGGCTACGCCGCCCGGGAACGCGCGCCGTTGTGCACGGATTACAAGCGCTGGCAAGTCTGTGGCATGGCGCCCCCGTCTTCGGGCGGGATCGCCGTGGCGCAGATCCTCGGGACTTTGCAGGCATTGGAACAGCGCGACGGCCGCATGGCCCTCGCCCCCTTGAAACCCGTCAAGAGCGATAAACCCGCCGGCATTGAACCAGTGTCCGAAGCGGTGCACCTGATCGCCGAAGCCGAACGCCTGACCTACGCCGACCGCGCCCTGTATGTCGCTGACTCGGACTTCGTCCCTGTGCCGGTCAAAGGCCTGGTCGATCCCGGTTATCTGGCCAGCCGCGCGCGCCTGATCGGTCCGCGCAGCATGGGCATTGCCAAACCCGGCACACCGCCGGGCGTCCAGGTTGCCTACGCCCCGGACCGTTCGCCCCTGCGCATCTCCACCTCGCAAGTGGTGGCGGTGGATGACCAGGGTGGTGCTGTGTCGATGACCACCACGGTGGAGTCAGCCTTCGGCTCGCACCTGATGGTCCGAGGTTTCATGCTTAACAACCAGTTGACCGACTTCTCGTTCATCCCCGAAGAAAATGGGCAGCAGAAGGTCGCCAACCGCGTCGAACCCGGCAAACGCCCCCGCTCGTCCATGGCGCCCACCCTGATCTTCGATCGCCAGAACGGTGAACTGCTGGCCGCTGTCGGCTCACCGGGCGGCTCCCAAATCATCGAATACGTCGCCAAGTCAGTGATCGGCCTGCTGGACTGGGACCTGGACGCGCAAACCGCCATCAACCTCCCCAACTTCGGCAGCCGCAACGGCCCCACCGAACTGGAACAGGGTCAGTTCAGCCCGGCACTGATCCAGGTGCTGAAAGACAAAGGCCATGCCGTGAGCGAGATCGACATGACCAGTGGGACCCAAGCGATCGTCCGGGTGCGTGATGTGCAGGGCAAAATCTCACTGGCCGGTGGGGCCGACCCGCGGCGTGAGGGGCAGGCACTGGGGGATTGA
- a CDS encoding short-chain fatty acid transporter, producing the protein MTTDIQDSRSARFALRCSSFAERWFPDSWVFAALAVLVVAVATLFIGAKPTDAAMAFGDGFWSLIPFTMQMAFVVIGGYVVASSPPAVKLIDRLARIPKNGRSAVAWVALISMVASLLNWGLSLVFGGLLVRALARRTDLKMDYRAAGAAAYLGLGAVWALGLSSSAAQLQANPASLPASILSITGVIPFTQTIFLWQSGVMLLALIVISIIVAYATAPGPNSARDAAACGIDPSFSMPALQPRTRPGEWLEHSPLLTIALALLAAGWLFHEFSTKPAINAISGLNTYNFLFLMLGALLHWRPRSFLDAVARAVPTTTGVLIQFPLYGSIAALLTTVKGSDAQTLAHHISTFFVQIASHDTYALLMGVYSAVLGFFIPSGGGKWIIEAPYVMQVANDLNYHLGWAVQIYNAAEALPNLINPFYMLPLLGVLGLKARDLIGFSFVQLLVHTPLVLVLLWALGTTLSYLPPVMP; encoded by the coding sequence GTGACCACCGACATTCAAGACAGCCGTTCCGCCCGCTTCGCCTTGCGCTGTTCCAGTTTTGCCGAGCGCTGGTTCCCTGACTCCTGGGTATTTGCCGCATTGGCGGTATTGGTAGTAGCGGTGGCGACCCTGTTCATCGGCGCCAAACCCACGGACGCCGCCATGGCGTTCGGCGATGGCTTCTGGAGCCTGATACCGTTCACCATGCAAATGGCTTTCGTGGTGATCGGCGGTTACGTGGTCGCCAGCTCGCCGCCCGCGGTCAAATTGATCGATCGCCTGGCACGCATCCCGAAGAACGGCCGCTCCGCGGTAGCCTGGGTCGCGCTGATTTCCATGGTCGCCTCGCTGCTCAACTGGGGTCTTTCCCTGGTATTTGGCGGTTTACTGGTACGCGCCCTCGCCCGTCGCACCGATTTGAAGATGGACTATCGCGCCGCCGGCGCCGCCGCTTACCTGGGCCTGGGTGCGGTTTGGGCACTGGGTTTGTCTTCGTCGGCGGCGCAATTGCAGGCCAACCCGGCCAGCCTGCCTGCGTCGATCCTGTCGATCACCGGGGTCATTCCGTTCACCCAGACCATTTTTCTCTGGCAGTCCGGGGTGATGTTACTGGCGCTGATCGTCATCTCGATCATCGTGGCCTATGCCACCGCTCCCGGCCCGAACAGTGCCCGTGACGCCGCCGCCTGCGGAATCGATCCCAGCTTCAGCATGCCGGCCTTGCAGCCTCGCACCCGTCCCGGGGAATGGCTGGAGCATAGCCCTCTGCTGACCATCGCCCTGGCGCTGCTGGCCGCAGGCTGGTTGTTCCACGAGTTCTCGACCAAACCTGCGATAAACGCCATCTCCGGTCTCAACACCTACAATTTCCTGTTCCTGATGCTCGGCGCATTGCTGCATTGGCGGCCACGCAGTTTTCTCGATGCCGTGGCGCGCGCGGTGCCGACCACCACCGGTGTGTTGATCCAGTTCCCGCTGTACGGCTCGATTGCCGCCCTGCTGACCACGGTCAAGGGCAGCGACGCCCAGACGCTCGCCCATCACATATCCACCTTTTTCGTACAGATCGCGTCCCACGACACCTACGCCCTGTTGATGGGTGTCTACTCGGCGGTACTGGGCTTTTTCATTCCATCGGGGGGCGGCAAATGGATCATCGAAGCCCCCTACGTCATGCAGGTGGCCAACGACCTGAACTATCACCTGGGCTGGGCGGTACAGATCTATAACGCCGCCGAAGCGCTGCCGAACCTGATCAACCCGTTCTACATGTTGCCGCTGCTGGGGGTGTTGGGGCTCAAGGCCAGGGACCTGATCGGTTTTTCCTTCGTGCAACTCCTGGTTCACACACCATTGGTACTAGTGCTGCTGTGGGCGCTGGGGACGACATTGTCTTATCTGCCACCCGTGATGCCATAA
- a CDS encoding lysine methyltransferase — protein MTTFLADSAFSPNRDGIYPEKQLSTRMGYPSRHDFEVRQTTNGRGNGIVARKRFAPLERMCRVSGLIVNRRRLHTLQILPDIHMYDPRFAGLLQHSCSPNVFLDMSELWLWALTSIEAGDCLTMDYASTEQKLYRQFACRCGSSNCHGWITGYDEPPNERGMKFLRHWRRRCHRD, from the coding sequence ATGACCACCTTCCTTGCAGACAGCGCTTTCTCACCGAACCGGGACGGCATCTACCCCGAGAAACAACTCAGCACGCGCATGGGTTATCCATCCAGGCACGATTTCGAAGTACGCCAGACGACTAACGGCCGCGGCAATGGCATCGTCGCCCGCAAGCGGTTTGCCCCGCTGGAAAGGATGTGCAGGGTATCAGGGCTGATCGTGAACCGACGACGCCTGCATACACTGCAGATCCTGCCGGACATCCACATGTATGACCCGCGCTTCGCCGGATTGCTGCAGCACTCTTGCAGCCCGAATGTCTTCCTGGACATGAGCGAACTGTGGTTATGGGCGCTGACCAGCATCGAGGCAGGTGACTGCCTGACGATGGATTACGCCAGTACCGAACAGAAATTGTATCGACAGTTCGCCTGCCGGTGCGGTTCGTCCAACTGTCATGGCTGGATCACCGGCTATGACGAACCGCCCAACGAGCGAGGGATGAAATTCCTGCGGCACTGGCGTCGCCGCTGTCATCGCGACTGA
- the can gene encoding carbonate dehydratase, which produces MNELQDLIDNNARWADAIKQEDPDFFSKLARQQTPEYLWIGCSDARVPANEIVGMLPGDLFVHRNVANVVLHTDLNCLSVIQYAVDVLKVKHILVTGHYGCGGVRASMQDRQLGLIDGWLRSIRDLYYEHREALGQLPTEEERVDRLCELNVIQQVANVGHTSIVQNAWHRGQKLSIHGCIYGIKDGRWKSLDTTISGFEQLPPQYRLRPVDAP; this is translated from the coding sequence ATGAACGAATTACAAGATCTGATTGATAACAACGCACGCTGGGCCGATGCGATCAAGCAGGAAGATCCTGACTTCTTTTCCAAGCTGGCCCGTCAGCAAACGCCTGAGTATCTGTGGATCGGCTGTTCCGATGCGCGGGTGCCGGCCAACGAGATCGTCGGCATGCTGCCCGGTGATCTGTTCGTGCACCGTAACGTGGCCAACGTGGTGCTGCACACTGACCTCAACTGCCTGTCGGTGATTCAGTACGCGGTGGACGTGCTCAAGGTCAAACATATCCTGGTCACCGGCCATTACGGCTGTGGCGGCGTGCGTGCCTCGATGCAGGACCGTCAACTGGGCCTGATCGATGGCTGGCTGCGCTCGATTCGCGACCTGTACTACGAGCATCGCGAAGCGTTGGGCCAATTGCCGACCGAAGAAGAGCGCGTGGATCGCTTGTGCGAGCTCAACGTGATCCAGCAGGTGGCCAACGTCGGCCACACCAGCATTGTGCAGAACGCTTGGCATCGCGGGCAGAAATTGTCGATCCATGGCTGCATCTACGGGATCAAGGATGGTCGCTGGAAAAGCCTGGACACTACGATCAGCGGTTTCGAGCAGTTGCCGCCGCAGTATCGGCTGCGTCCGGTCGACGCGCCCTGA
- a CDS encoding serine kinase/phosphatase codes for MNDSRRPFDAVQPEPIDDNEDRMGSMHELEFDEQEPSAKIGDELPENEREQLMPRERVREAGLTGASTDDHESTDDDMSPETLIREDGARDAHEAGDDEQADWDLSVVDEDDIGGGDGLDEAEMADIDPLDGKR; via the coding sequence ATGAATGATTCACGACGTCCTTTCGACGCGGTGCAACCGGAACCCATCGACGATAATGAAGACCGCATGGGCTCGATGCATGAGCTGGAATTCGACGAACAAGAGCCCAGCGCGAAGATCGGCGACGAACTGCCGGAAAACGAACGCGAGCAATTGATGCCACGTGAACGCGTGCGTGAGGCCGGGCTGACAGGGGCTTCGACGGATGATCACGAATCCACCGACGACGACATGAGCCCGGAAACGCTCATTCGCGAAGACGGCGCCCGGGACGCCCATGAGGCCGGCGACGACGAGCAGGCCGACTGGGATCTGAGCGTGGTGGATGAAGATGATATTGGTGGGGGTGACGGGCTGGATGAAGCGGAAATGGCCGATATCGATCCGCTGGATGGCAAGCGGTAA
- the rimI gene encoding ribosomal protein S18-alanine N-acetyltransferase codes for MSDAVSFRPMTEADLDAVLKIEYAAYSHPWTRGIFLDGLGKYQIWLMFEGQQQVGHGVVQIILDEAHLLNITVKPENQGRGLGLRLLEHLMSIAYKAEARECFLEVRDSNRTAFRLYERYGFNEIGRRRDYYPAVGGREDAVVMACTLVD; via the coding sequence ATGAGTGACGCTGTATCGTTCCGCCCGATGACCGAGGCGGACCTCGACGCTGTACTGAAAATCGAATATGCGGCCTACAGCCACCCCTGGACCCGCGGGATATTTCTCGACGGGCTGGGCAAATACCAGATCTGGCTGATGTTCGAAGGCCAGCAGCAAGTGGGTCACGGTGTGGTGCAAATCATTCTGGATGAGGCGCACCTGCTCAACATCACCGTCAAGCCGGAAAACCAGGGCCGTGGCTTGGGTTTGCGGCTGTTGGAGCACCTGATGTCGATTGCCTACAAGGCCGAGGCTCGGGAGTGCTTCCTGGAAGTGCGTGACAGCAACCGCACGGCGTTCCGGCTGTATGAGCGCTATGGTTTCAATGAAATTGGCCGACGGCGCGATTATTACCCTGCGGTGGGCGGGCGCGAAGATGCGGTGGTCATGGCCTGTACTTTGGTGGATTGA
- a CDS encoding energy transducer TonB — MLIESRRRAYLTAMQVVNWLPRTELPFAAPSRPELLETPEPMDIEPVVTAPVARTVAEPMAPVVERPKVEVPRPSLASTRTNAKPVEEIVEAPPKAPYVAPPRFALQLLRAGRCLLLVELPTGEPFQSRDPAYLLLKDMLRAAGLPDSPQIIGEPVRWPLLSRGTMDQGPEAARDFVQGFVSARLEDEPCVCLWLIGLPAVKFAGEVDAQAFNRELQVEGLGSAWALPGLELLMETPQRKADVWQAMRRLMARWKESNE, encoded by the coding sequence TTGCTTATCGAGTCCCGCCGCCGCGCCTATCTGACCGCCATGCAGGTGGTCAACTGGCTGCCGCGTACCGAATTGCCGTTCGCCGCCCCGTCGCGGCCCGAGCTGCTGGAAACGCCCGAGCCGATGGATATCGAGCCGGTCGTGACCGCGCCCGTGGCCAGGACGGTTGCCGAGCCGATGGCGCCCGTGGTCGAACGGCCGAAGGTCGAGGTTCCGCGCCCGAGCCTGGCCTCGACCCGCACCAACGCCAAGCCGGTGGAAGAGATTGTCGAGGCGCCACCCAAGGCACCCTACGTCGCACCGCCGCGTTTCGCGCTGCAATTGCTGCGGGCCGGGCGTTGCCTGCTACTGGTGGAATTGCCCACGGGCGAACCGTTTCAAAGCCGCGATCCGGCGTATCTGTTGCTCAAGGACATGTTGCGCGCCGCCGGCCTGCCGGACAGCCCGCAGATCATTGGCGAGCCGGTGCGCTGGCCGCTGTTGTCACGCGGCACCATGGACCAGGGGCCGGAAGCGGCGCGGGATTTTGTCCAGGGTTTTGTCTCGGCGCGACTCGAGGATGAGCCCTGCGTGTGCCTGTGGCTGATCGGCTTGCCGGCGGTGAAGTTTGCTGGCGAGGTGGACGCGCAAGCGTTCAATCGCGAGTTGCAGGTCGAAGGCCTGGGCTCGGCCTGGGCGTTGCCCGGCCTGGAATTGTTAATGGAGACGCCACAGCGCAAGGCTGATGTCTGGCAAGCCATGCGCCGGCTGATGGCGCGCTGGAAAGAATCGAATGAGTGA
- the mksB gene encoding Mks condensin complex protein MksB, with amino-acid sequence MIEPKRVLRALAEHWALLEPLCEHFDQGTLSLNELRSQLAAQQLDSTPQDITSLLDVWIRLDILVPVAKSPNRFELNAQIHDFLAYLRREHRLGLCLEIEAYLRHLERLAGYIQDAFDIRDGNDLARQLRLLDMRVRDVLKKLANDEQALVAVAERAKTSDRQIPLRQRYAEVLATWDEYVEPMIQLVNADGAFEQGVRKVENVLLRMLTEQQRLGHLVDDDMLLRTHARILEMQTSAQLTLRHARELLLPLREEARRHNAVTRGAALALAAIRRKGIDAVPQAAMPLFTRPQSTFLGSASQVEAYVYALARFEPKPARFPKSHKTHKSGEAPRAPRTVREMVERCEDALPMPDLMTWLLEQEPDGATDELLYWFSRLSREKRFKRERLERRDYHTHEHQVSLRSFALLSARDTAAEDSASIPHAS; translated from the coding sequence ATGATCGAACCCAAGCGCGTCTTGCGCGCCCTCGCTGAACACTGGGCATTGCTGGAACCTTTGTGCGAGCACTTCGACCAGGGCACCCTGAGCCTCAACGAATTGCGTTCACAACTGGCCGCCCAACAACTGGACAGTACGCCCCAGGACATCACCAGCCTGCTGGACGTGTGGATCCGCCTGGACATCCTCGTACCGGTGGCAAAAAGCCCGAACCGTTTCGAGCTCAACGCCCAGATCCATGACTTCCTCGCCTACCTGCGCCGCGAACACCGCCTCGGCCTGTGCCTGGAAATCGAAGCCTACCTGCGCCACCTCGAGCGCCTGGCCGGCTACATCCAGGACGCGTTCGACATACGCGACGGCAACGACCTGGCCCGCCAGTTGCGCCTGCTGGACATGCGCGTACGGGACGTACTCAAGAAACTCGCCAACGACGAACAGGCACTGGTAGCAGTGGCCGAACGGGCCAAGACCAGCGACCGGCAGATTCCGTTGCGCCAGCGCTACGCTGAAGTGCTGGCGACCTGGGATGAATACGTCGAACCGATGATCCAGTTGGTGAACGCCGACGGCGCGTTCGAGCAAGGCGTGCGCAAGGTCGAGAACGTGTTATTGCGCATGCTCACCGAACAGCAGCGCCTCGGTCACCTGGTGGACGACGACATGTTGCTGCGCACCCACGCACGCATCCTCGAAATGCAGACCAGCGCCCAACTGACCCTGCGCCATGCCCGTGAGCTGTTGCTGCCACTGCGCGAAGAGGCTCGCCGCCACAACGCCGTGACTCGTGGCGCGGCCCTGGCCCTGGCCGCCATTCGCCGTAAAGGCATCGACGCCGTGCCGCAAGCCGCCATGCCGCTGTTCACGCGGCCGCAGAGCACCTTCCTGGGCAGCGCCAGTCAGGTCGAAGCCTACGTCTATGCGCTGGCCCGTTTCGAACCGAAACCGGCGCGCTTCCCCAAGTCCCACAAGACCCACAAGAGCGGCGAGGCGCCGCGCGCGCCACGCACCGTGCGCGAGATGGTCGAGCGTTGCGAAGATGCGCTGCCAATGCCGGACCTGATGACCTGGTTGCTGGAGCAGGAACCGGACGGCGCCACCGACGAATTGCTGTACTGGTTCTCGCGCCTGTCGCGGGAAAAACGTTTCAAGCGCGAGCGTCTGGAACGCCGCGACTACCACACTCACGAGCATCAGGTCAGCCTGCGCTCCTTCGCCCTGCTCTCGGCCCGCGACACCGCCGCCGAGGATTCTGCGAGCATCCCCCATGCATCTTGA
- the mksE gene encoding Mks condensin complex protein MksE — MHLDLSELSQLAPIFRELFKGYHVSRRDPELYAQLSNFQDQYRTLFKALGFELVCDTRGFYYFVPDLAAAAVNKTAQRLALFTFILVEHLADQGRDPIAVLDGGSLGRDELPSLLEKYRDLFLQAEVQTQEELEEKIMRRMTQLGFASEENGVYRFLPPMHRFLDVCLSVQQDRDLAASLHSVLPLPVPVLIDEDSDEKLLQTDDPLDLSPFDAESEEDALARAIAEEQETDA; from the coding sequence ATGCATCTTGATCTATCCGAACTGTCCCAACTGGCGCCGATTTTTCGCGAGCTGTTCAAGGGTTACCACGTCAGCCGCCGCGACCCGGAGCTGTATGCGCAACTGTCGAACTTCCAGGACCAGTACCGCACGCTGTTCAAGGCACTGGGTTTTGAGCTGGTGTGTGACACCCGAGGCTTCTACTATTTTGTGCCGGACCTGGCTGCCGCCGCGGTGAACAAGACCGCCCAGCGCCTGGCGCTGTTTACCTTCATCCTCGTCGAGCACCTGGCCGACCAGGGCCGCGACCCGATTGCCGTGCTCGACGGTGGTAGCCTGGGTCGCGATGAGTTGCCCTCGCTTTTGGAAAAGTATCGCGACCTGTTCCTTCAGGCCGAAGTGCAGACCCAGGAAGAGCTGGAAGAAAAAATCATGCGCCGCATGACCCAACTGGGTTTTGCCAGCGAAGAGAACGGTGTGTACCGCTTCCTGCCGCCGATGCACCGTTTCCTCGACGTCTGCCTGTCGGTCCAGCAGGACCGCGACCTGGCCGCCAGCCTGCACAGCGTGCTGCCGTTGCCCGTGCCGGTGCTGATCGACGAAGACAGCGACGAGAAACTGCTGCAAACCGATGATCCGCTGGACCTCAGCCCCTTTGACGCTGAGAGCGAAGAAGACGCACTGGCCCGCGCCATTGCCGAAGAACAGGAGACCGACGCATGA